The following are encoded in a window of Halorarum salinum genomic DNA:
- a CDS encoding heavy metal translocating P-type ATPase, which yields MSERTRVTVGITGMTCANCSATIEDALADLEGVSADVNYATDEATVEYDPERTSLSSVFGAIEDAGYEPIAETVSVGITGMTCANCSGTIEDAVGALPGVFDVDANYATDEATVSYVPSATTRAEIYDAVEAAGYEPIRGDDGEGGEASESDRREAAREGEIRRQLRLTLFGAALTAPLLLFMADNLLLGGSLLPDEVAGYSVGWAEFLLATPVQIVLGKPFYENSYKALVKNGRANMDVLIALGSTTAYVYSVVALIGVLPEAGLYFDTAALILVFITLGNYLEARSKGRASEALRSLLEMEAETATVVREDDGASETPRADGEAVDAREEEVPLEDVQVGDRLKVRPGEKIPTDGVVREGESAVDESMVTGESMPVSKEPGDEVVGSTVNENGVLIVEATKVGEETAIQQIVQRVKEAQSRQPEIQNVADRISAYFVPAVVANALLWGAVWYLAPEALAGFVSGLPLWGLAASGPAAVGASEFAVLVFAAAVLIACPCALGLATPAATMVGTGIGARNGVLFEGGDVLEHVKDVDAVVFDKTGTLTEGEMTLTDARVVTPAADGAVPEDAGTADAEAGAGRPRDVTESFLLEVAATAESGSEHPIGEAVVAGAGERGVESGELDVLQNVSGRGIRARTEHGTVVVGKPDLLADEGADPEPARDAMAELEEEGKTAVLVALDGELLGVLAVADEVKPTAAEAVASLRERGVTVHMITGDNERTARAVAREVGIDGANVRAGVLPEDKADAVESIQADGSRAMMVGDGVNDAPALASAFVGVAIGSGTDVAIEAADVTLMRSDPRDVVKAINVSEGTLAKIEQNLFWALGYNTAMIPLASLGLLQPVLAAGAMAFSSVSVLANSMLFRKYEPDDRYRLLGRFR from the coding sequence ATGAGCGAGCGAACCCGCGTCACCGTCGGGATAACCGGCATGACCTGCGCGAACTGCTCGGCGACCATCGAGGACGCGCTGGCGGATCTCGAGGGCGTCTCGGCGGACGTGAACTACGCGACCGACGAGGCGACCGTCGAGTACGACCCGGAGCGTACCTCGCTCTCGTCCGTGTTCGGGGCGATCGAGGACGCCGGCTACGAGCCGATCGCGGAGACGGTTTCGGTCGGTATCACGGGGATGACCTGCGCCAACTGCTCTGGGACCATCGAGGACGCCGTGGGAGCGCTCCCCGGCGTCTTCGACGTGGACGCGAACTACGCGACCGACGAGGCCACCGTGAGCTACGTGCCGTCGGCGACGACGCGCGCGGAGATCTACGACGCCGTCGAGGCGGCGGGCTACGAGCCCATCCGCGGCGACGACGGGGAGGGCGGCGAGGCCTCCGAATCCGATCGCCGCGAGGCGGCCCGGGAGGGCGAGATCCGGCGACAGCTCAGGCTGACCCTGTTCGGCGCCGCGCTGACCGCGCCGCTCCTGCTGTTCATGGCCGACAACCTGCTGCTCGGGGGGAGCCTGCTTCCGGACGAGGTGGCGGGCTACTCCGTCGGCTGGGCCGAGTTCCTGCTCGCGACGCCGGTCCAGATCGTGCTCGGCAAGCCGTTCTACGAGAACTCCTACAAGGCGCTCGTGAAGAACGGGCGCGCGAACATGGACGTGCTCATCGCGCTGGGCTCGACGACGGCGTACGTCTACTCCGTCGTCGCGCTGATCGGCGTGCTCCCGGAGGCCGGCCTCTACTTCGACACGGCCGCGCTCATCCTCGTGTTCATCACGCTCGGCAACTACCTCGAGGCCCGATCGAAGGGCCGGGCGAGCGAGGCGCTCCGCTCGCTGCTGGAGATGGAGGCCGAGACGGCGACGGTCGTCCGGGAGGACGACGGGGCGTCGGAGACGCCCCGGGCGGACGGCGAAGCAGTCGACGCCCGCGAGGAGGAGGTCCCACTGGAGGACGTCCAGGTCGGCGACCGACTGAAGGTCCGCCCCGGCGAGAAGATCCCGACGGACGGCGTCGTCCGGGAGGGCGAGTCGGCGGTCGACGAGTCGATGGTCACCGGCGAGTCGATGCCCGTCTCGAAGGAACCGGGCGACGAGGTCGTCGGATCGACCGTGAACGAGAACGGCGTGCTGATCGTCGAGGCGACGAAGGTCGGCGAGGAGACGGCGATCCAGCAGATCGTCCAGCGCGTGAAGGAGGCGCAGTCGCGCCAGCCCGAGATCCAGAACGTCGCGGACCGCATCTCGGCGTACTTCGTCCCCGCGGTCGTCGCGAACGCCCTGCTGTGGGGCGCCGTCTGGTATCTCGCGCCCGAGGCGCTCGCCGGGTTCGTGAGCGGCCTCCCGCTGTGGGGGCTCGCGGCGAGCGGCCCGGCCGCGGTCGGCGCCTCGGAGTTCGCCGTGCTCGTGTTCGCCGCCGCGGTGCTCATCGCCTGCCCCTGCGCGCTGGGGCTCGCGACGCCCGCGGCGACGATGGTCGGGACCGGCATCGGCGCCCGGAACGGCGTGCTGTTCGAGGGCGGCGACGTCCTGGAGCACGTGAAGGACGTGGACGCGGTCGTCTTCGACAAGACGGGGACGCTCACGGAGGGCGAGATGACGCTCACCGACGCCCGCGTCGTGACGCCCGCGGCCGACGGGGCCGTGCCGGAGGACGCGGGGACAGCCGACGCCGAGGCCGGCGCGGGACGCCCGAGGGACGTGACCGAGTCGTTCCTCCTCGAGGTCGCGGCGACCGCCGAGAGCGGGAGCGAGCACCCCATCGGCGAGGCGGTCGTCGCCGGCGCCGGCGAGCGCGGCGTCGAATCCGGCGAGCTCGACGTGCTCCAGAACGTCTCCGGCCGGGGCATCCGCGCGCGGACCGAGCACGGCACCGTCGTCGTCGGCAAGCCGGACCTGCTCGCCGACGAGGGCGCGGACCCCGAGCCGGCGCGGGACGCGATGGCCGAACTGGAGGAGGAGGGCAAGACCGCCGTCCTCGTCGCGCTCGACGGGGAACTGCTCGGCGTGCTCGCGGTCGCCGACGAGGTGAAGCCGACCGCGGCGGAGGCGGTCGCGTCGCTCCGGGAGCGCGGCGTGACGGTCCACATGATCACGGGCGACAACGAGCGGACCGCCCGCGCGGTCGCCCGGGAGGTCGGCATCGACGGCGCGAACGTCCGGGCGGGCGTCCTCCCGGAGGACAAGGCCGACGCGGTCGAGTCGATCCAGGCCGACGGCTCGAGGGCGATGATGGTCGGCGACGGCGTCAACGACGCGCCGGCGCTCGCGTCCGCCTTCGTCGGCGTCGCCATCGGCTCGGGCACCGACGTCGCCATCGAGGCCGCCGACGTGACCCTGATGCGCTCGGACCCGCGGGACGTGGTGAAGGCGATCAACGTCTCGGAGGGGACGCTCGCGAAGATCGAGCAGAACCTGTTCTGGGCGCTCGGCTACAACACCGCGATGATCCCGCTGGCCTCGCTGGGGCTGCTCCAGCCGGTGCTGGCGGCCGGCGCGATGGCGTTCTCGTCGGTGTCGGTGCTCGCGAACAGCATGCTGTTCCGGAAGTACGAGCCCGACGACCGCTACCGCCTCCTCGGCCGGTTCCGGTAG